A single Primulina eburnea isolate SZY01 chromosome 11, ASM2296580v1, whole genome shotgun sequence DNA region contains:
- the LOC140805228 gene encoding pentatricopeptide repeat-containing protein At5g61800 isoform X2, with translation MDTPPGFSILFPIHQLLTTIASSACGLFERVMILLGETLHSELLKFGFFADVFVRNSLACTYLRFGDVGCAHKVFEESMFRDVVTYNVMINGFVKAGEIEKARMVFDQMPDRDSVSWGTLLAGYAKLGYCVEAIDLFDKMVDLRVNYDNVTLVSVLSACAQVGELTKGKKIHDQIERGGIRLDSYLGTGLVDMYAKCGSIEFAIDVFDSCLVKNVSLWNAMLFGLAMHGNGKVLLQHFSRMVKDGIRPDGVTILGVLVGCSHSGLINEAKVIFREMESVYNVPRELKHYGCMADLLGRAGLIKEALELIQAMPMGGDVFVWGGLLGGCKIHGNFEVAEEAANRVMEVKPGDGGVYSILAHMYANAERWEELTNVRRLRDSRWGIKKSAGCSLIELDGIKHEFVSGDSLHLRTDEIYFVLNGLEVQQYEAF, from the exons ATGGATACGCCGCCAGGGTTTTCGATCTTATTCCCTATCCATCAACTTTTAACTACAATTGCATCATCAG CTTGCGGGTTGTTTGAGAGGGTGATGATTCTACTCGGTGAGACCCTTCATTCAGAGTTGCTGAAATTTGGGTTCTTTGCTGATGTTTTTGTTCGTAATTCGTTGGCTTGTACTTACCTTAGATTTGGTGATGTTGGTTGTGCCCATAAGGTGTTTGAGGAGAGtatgtttagagatgtggtgaCTTATAATGTGATGATTAATGGGTTTGTAAAGGCGGGTGAGATTGAGAAGGCGAGGATGGTGTTCGATCAAATGCCTGATAGAGACTCGGTTTCTTGGGGAACCCTTCTGGCGGGGTACGCGAAATTAGGTTATTGTGTAGAGGCAATAgatttgtttgataaaatggTTGATTTGAGGGTCAATTATGACAATGTAACTCTGGTTTCAGTACTTTCGGCTTGTGCACAGGTCGGGGAGCTGACAAAAGGGAAGAAAATACATGATCAAATTGAGAGAGGTGGGATTAGATTAGATTCGTATCTGGGCACTGGATTGGTTgacatgtatgcaaaatgtggTTCTATCGAGTTTGCTATTGACGTCTTTGATTCCTGTCTTGTAAAGAACGTATCTTTATGGAATGCTATGCTTTTTGGGCTGGCTATGCATGGAAATGGCAAAGTGTTGCTTCAGCACTTTTCAAGAATGGTAAAAGATGGCATTAGACCCGATGGAGTGACTATTTTAGGGGTTCTTGTGGGCTGCAGCCACTCGGGGCTTATAAATGAGGCTAAGGTGATCTTTCGAGAAATGGAGAGTGTTTACAATGTTCCACGAGAATTGAAGCATTATGGATGCATGGCAGATTTGCTTGGACGTGCAGGGTTAATCAAGGAAGCCCTGGAGTTGATACAGGCGATGCCAATGGGTGGAGATGTGTTTGTTTGGGGAGGATTGCTTGGAGGATGTAAAATACATGGGAATTTCGAGGTGGCGGAGGAGGCTGCCAACCGTGTAATGGAGGTAAAGCCAGGAGATGGTGGGGTGTACTCGATTTTGGCTCATATGTACGCGAATGCGGAGAGATGGGAGGAGTTGACGAATGTACGAAGATTGAGGGATAGTAGATGGGGGATCAAGAAAAGTGCTGGATGTAGTTTGATTGAATTGGATGGGATTAAGCATGAGTTCGTCTCTGGTGATAGTTTGCATCTTCGCACAGATGAGATATACTTTGTTTTGAATGGATTGGAGGTTCAACAATACGAAGCTTTTTAA
- the LOC140805228 gene encoding pentatricopeptide repeat-containing protein At5g61800 isoform X1: protein MPIKCIQTTNLTNTLQNHCKTIVQIHQVHAQAITRGLFSLHPIPLLTKILRLLTFLPTQSQTMKISYSNNGYAARVFDLIPYPSTFNYNCIIRSCTFLSSSSCNALFFFKKMRRESISPDFHTFPFVLKACGLFERVMILLGETLHSELLKFGFFADVFVRNSLACTYLRFGDVGCAHKVFEESMFRDVVTYNVMINGFVKAGEIEKARMVFDQMPDRDSVSWGTLLAGYAKLGYCVEAIDLFDKMVDLRVNYDNVTLVSVLSACAQVGELTKGKKIHDQIERGGIRLDSYLGTGLVDMYAKCGSIEFAIDVFDSCLVKNVSLWNAMLFGLAMHGNGKVLLQHFSRMVKDGIRPDGVTILGVLVGCSHSGLINEAKVIFREMESVYNVPRELKHYGCMADLLGRAGLIKEALELIQAMPMGGDVFVWGGLLGGCKIHGNFEVAEEAANRVMEVKPGDGGVYSILAHMYANAERWEELTNVRRLRDSRWGIKKSAGCSLIELDGIKHEFVSGDSLHLRTDEIYFVLNGLEVQQYEAF from the coding sequence ATGCCAATAAAATGCATACAAACAACGAATCTCACAAATACCTTACAAAATCACTGCAAAACCATTGTCCAAATTCATCAAGTTCATGCACAGGCAATTACCAGAGGGCTTTTCTCCCTGCACCCGATTCCTCTTCTCACAAAAATTCTTAGACTTCTTACGTTCTTACCAACCCAATCGCAAACCATGAAGATTTCATACTCCAATAATGGATACGCCGCCAGGGTTTTCGATCTTATTCCCTATCCATCAACTTTTAACTACAATTGCATCATCAGGTCGTGTACTTTCTTGTCCTCCTCTTCTTGTAATGCtttgttttttttcaaaaaaatgcgCCGAGAATCGATCTCACCTGATTTTCACACCTTCCCTTTTGTTCTTAAAGCTTGCGGGTTGTTTGAGAGGGTGATGATTCTACTCGGTGAGACCCTTCATTCAGAGTTGCTGAAATTTGGGTTCTTTGCTGATGTTTTTGTTCGTAATTCGTTGGCTTGTACTTACCTTAGATTTGGTGATGTTGGTTGTGCCCATAAGGTGTTTGAGGAGAGtatgtttagagatgtggtgaCTTATAATGTGATGATTAATGGGTTTGTAAAGGCGGGTGAGATTGAGAAGGCGAGGATGGTGTTCGATCAAATGCCTGATAGAGACTCGGTTTCTTGGGGAACCCTTCTGGCGGGGTACGCGAAATTAGGTTATTGTGTAGAGGCAATAgatttgtttgataaaatggTTGATTTGAGGGTCAATTATGACAATGTAACTCTGGTTTCAGTACTTTCGGCTTGTGCACAGGTCGGGGAGCTGACAAAAGGGAAGAAAATACATGATCAAATTGAGAGAGGTGGGATTAGATTAGATTCGTATCTGGGCACTGGATTGGTTgacatgtatgcaaaatgtggTTCTATCGAGTTTGCTATTGACGTCTTTGATTCCTGTCTTGTAAAGAACGTATCTTTATGGAATGCTATGCTTTTTGGGCTGGCTATGCATGGAAATGGCAAAGTGTTGCTTCAGCACTTTTCAAGAATGGTAAAAGATGGCATTAGACCCGATGGAGTGACTATTTTAGGGGTTCTTGTGGGCTGCAGCCACTCGGGGCTTATAAATGAGGCTAAGGTGATCTTTCGAGAAATGGAGAGTGTTTACAATGTTCCACGAGAATTGAAGCATTATGGATGCATGGCAGATTTGCTTGGACGTGCAGGGTTAATCAAGGAAGCCCTGGAGTTGATACAGGCGATGCCAATGGGTGGAGATGTGTTTGTTTGGGGAGGATTGCTTGGAGGATGTAAAATACATGGGAATTTCGAGGTGGCGGAGGAGGCTGCCAACCGTGTAATGGAGGTAAAGCCAGGAGATGGTGGGGTGTACTCGATTTTGGCTCATATGTACGCGAATGCGGAGAGATGGGAGGAGTTGACGAATGTACGAAGATTGAGGGATAGTAGATGGGGGATCAAGAAAAGTGCTGGATGTAGTTTGATTGAATTGGATGGGATTAAGCATGAGTTCGTCTCTGGTGATAGTTTGCATCTTCGCACAGATGAGATATACTTTGTTTTGAATGGATTGGAGGTTCAACAATACGAAGCTTTTTAA
- the LOC140805459 gene encoding uncharacterized protein, which translates to MSTQVKEEETNQRENLFHTRCFVNGKVCNLIIDGGSCTNVASLEMVEKLSLPTLKHPQPYRLQWLNDCAEVKVNKQVLVAFSIGKYIDEVLCDVVPMHACHILLGRPWQYDRQVTHDGFRNKYSFVLKKEPIVLLPLSPKQVLEDQLKKKKRDEAERKSELKSEMAFEKKNEMAKNKSDKKIEIAIQKKNEEKENERKEAKKKTYMAQKSELKQLMHTHEPLVLIVYKEILLNTSDIAGSLPSIVISLLQEFEDVFPEELPQGLPPLRGIEHQIDLVPGSVLPNRPAYRSNPEETKELQLQVSELLDRGFVRESMSPCAVPVLLVPKKDGSWRMCVDCRAINNITIKYRHPIPRLDDMLDELHGACIFSKIDLKSGYHQIRMREGDEWKTAFKTKYGLYEWMVMPFGLTNAPSTFMRLMNHVLRAYIGKFVVVYFDDILVYRKDLEEHVEHLRLVLMTLRDEHLYANLKKCDFCTSKLVFLGFVV; encoded by the exons ATGAGTACCCAAGTCAAGGAAGAAGAAACTAACCAAAGGGAAAACTTATTCCATACTAGGTGTTTTGTCAATGGCAAGGTTTGCAATCTTATTATAGATGGAGGAAGTTGTACCAATGTTGCTAGTCTtgagatggttgaaaaattgaGCTTGCCTACTTTGAAACATCCCCAACCATATAGGCTACAATGGTTGAATGACTGTGCCGAAgtgaaggtgaacaaacaagttttggttgcgttttcgattgggaagtatattgatgaggtgttgtgtgatgtggtgccaatgcatgcttgtcatattttgttagggagaccatggcaatatgataggcaagtgacacatgatgggtttagaaataaatattcttttgtactcaagaaagaacccattgttttacttcctttgtccccaaagcaagtgttggaggaccaattgaaaaagaagaaaagagatgaggccgaaagaaagagtgaattaaaaagtgagatggcctttgaaaagaaaaatgaaatggctaaaaacaaaagtgataaaaaaattgagatagccatacaaaagaaaaatgaggaaaaagaaaatgagaggaaagaggccaaaaagaaaacatatatggcccaaaagagtgagttgaagcaattgatgcacacacatgaaccacttgtgttgattgtttataaggagatcctccttaacacaagtgatatagccgggtcccttccgagcattgtaatttcacttttgcaggaatttgaagatgtatttccggaggagctacctcaaggattaccaccattgagggggattgagcaccaaattgatttggtacccGGAAGTGTattgccaaatcgtccagcttacagaagcaatccggaggagactaaggagctacaactacaggtaagtgagttgttagataggggttttgtgcgtgagtccatgtctcctTGTGCTGTACCTGTTTTactagttcctaagaaagatggttcaTGGCGTATGTGCGTGGATTGTAGGGCAATTAATAACATAACCatcaagtataggcatcccatacctagactagatgatatgttagatgagttgcatggtgcatgtatTTTTAGTAAGATTGATTTGAAAAGTGGTTATCATCAAATTagaatgagggaaggtgatgagtggaaaacggcATTTAAAACCAAGtatgggttatatgagtggatggtcatgccttttggcttaactaatgctcctagtacctttatgaggttgatgaatcatgttttgcgtgcttacataggaaaatttgttgtggtttattttgatgatattcttgtgtatagaAAAGATTTAGAAGAGCATGTTGAGCATTTGAGACTTGTACTGATGACACTTAGGGATGAACATTTATATGCTAATcttaagaaatgtgatttttgtacaagcaaGCTTGTTTTTCTaggttttgtg gtgtag